A window of the Methanobrevibacter sp. genome harbors these coding sequences:
- a CDS encoding aldo/keto reductase, whose translation MQNRLIEKTGDEISPLGFGAMRLPLKNGKIDRELAREQIYHAIDNGINFIDTAYLYGDSETFLGEVLQGEYKNKVKLCTKLPAINIRKYEDMEKILDEQLNRLQRDSIDYYMIHAVDLKAMNRLLKKDLLKFINKAKRDGKINHVGFSYHGPKEEFEIILDGYDWDVVMVQYNYFDENVQAGMEGIEYAASKGMGVFVMEPLKGGILAGKMPDEAEEIFRKANPNKSNAEWALEWVLNNRNVTCVLSGMNSIDQIDENIRIANNITPLSLSFEDMETIELVKRVLRNSLKINCSTCGYCMPCPQGVNIPECMKIYNEKYLFGHKGFFNESFMDYYQYVGGIMGSEGSAGKCNGCGKCLRKCPQKLDIISELKKVKKEFEFPGLKFVMFFVRHIGFPVYRHVVKLLNR comes from the coding sequence ATGCAGAATCGATTGATTGAAAAGACCGGTGATGAGATATCTCCACTGGGTTTCGGTGCCATGAGGCTTCCGTTGAAAAACGGTAAGATTGATCGTGAGCTTGCAAGAGAACAGATTTATCATGCAATAGATAACGGAATTAATTTTATAGATACGGCTTATCTTTATGGTGACAGCGAAACATTTCTCGGTGAGGTTCTGCAAGGCGAGTACAAAAACAAGGTAAAATTATGCACCAAACTTCCGGCCATCAACATTAGAAAATATGAGGATATGGAAAAAATCCTTGATGAGCAGTTAAACCGCCTTCAAAGAGATTCAATTGATTATTACATGATTCATGCCGTTGATTTGAAAGCTATGAATCGTCTGCTTAAAAAAGATTTGCTTAAATTCATAAACAAGGCTAAACGGGATGGCAAGATAAATCATGTAGGCTTTTCATACCATGGTCCCAAAGAGGAGTTTGAAATAATTCTCGACGGCTATGACTGGGATGTCGTAATGGTTCAGTACAACTATTTTGACGAGAATGTCCAGGCAGGAATGGAAGGAATAGAATATGCGGCTTCTAAAGGGATGGGAGTGTTTGTAATGGAGCCTTTAAAGGGAGGTATCCTTGCAGGAAAAATGCCTGATGAGGCTGAAGAGATATTCAGAAAAGCCAATCCTAATAAAAGCAATGCAGAATGGGCGCTGGAATGGGTTTTGAATAATAGAAATGTAACATGCGTTTTATCCGGAATGAATTCAATCGACCAGATTGATGAAAATATCAGAATTGCTAATAACATAACTCCGCTGTCATTGAGCTTTGAAGATATGGAAACAATTGAGCTTGTCAAAAGGGTTTTGAGAAATTCCCTTAAAATCAACTGTTCCACATGCGGATACTGCATGCCATGTCCGCAGGGGGTAAATATTCCGGAATGCATGAAGATATACAATGAAAAATATCTCTTCGGGCATAAGGGATTTTTCAATGAATCATTTATGGATTATTACCAGTATGTCGGAGGCATCATGGGCAGTGAAGGCAGTGCCGGAAAATGCAACGGTTGCGGAAAGTGCTTACGCAAATGCCCTCAAAAGCTGGATATCATCTCAGAGCTCAAAAAGGTTAAAAAGGAATTTGAATTTCCAGGACTTAAATTTGTCATGTTTTTTGTCAGGCATATCGGATTTCCGGTTTACAGACATGTTGTTAAACTGCTGAACCGTTAG
- a CDS encoding TIGR04165 family Cys-rich peptide gives MKLEELLAPCPKCGSKDKVAKRKLLDNHRAHAEMDAVKCENCGYIFFVNDNMDENEKKKLLNELNKVYG, from the coding sequence ATGAAACTAGAAGAATTATTGGCACCATGTCCAAAATGCGGTTCAAAGGACAAAGTAGCTAAAAGAAAATTACTGGACAATCACAGAGCTCATGCAGAAATGGATGCAGTAAAATGTGAAAATTGCGGCTACATTTTCTTTGTAAACGACAACATGGACGAAAATGAGAAAAAGAAACTCTTAAATGAATTAAACAAAGTTTACGGTTAA
- a CDS encoding TIGR04083 family peptide-modifying radical SAM enzyme translates to MTFHVMIIPTLNCPSNCKYCWGSENKKEMMDLEIIDQIIAWLEDFRDDKVHFTFHGGEPLLAGYDFYKQALEKLSKLPNLEGFSLQSNIWLLTDELIDLFLEYNVVVSTSIDGPKEINDYQRGEGYFDKTMEKFRLAKSKGLIINFVLTVTDYSKDFSDELYDFFKNEKMNLKIHAALPSLRGDNADPWALDQEEHGKLLIDWLDKYLYDLDKFTVMDLDHICKSSLRRRGTLCTFADCIGTTLAVGSDGSIYPCYRFVGMPEYVLGNVADNPSFDDLKTSDAWSKLMEFRDYVGENCKKCRYVKYCEGGCPYNAIVAYQTPQAVDPQCTAYKMIFGEVSKRMNKEFAKSAFGMGGPTPRKEGEPFSIMDLAMKP, encoded by the coding sequence ATGACATTTCATGTAATGATTATTCCAACATTAAACTGTCCATCAAATTGCAAATACTGTTGGGGATCTGAAAACAAAAAGGAAATGATGGATTTGGAAATCATAGACCAGATAATCGCATGGTTAGAAGATTTCAGAGACGATAAGGTCCATTTCACTTTCCACGGCGGTGAACCTCTTCTTGCAGGTTATGATTTTTATAAGCAGGCTTTAGAAAAACTGTCCAAACTGCCCAATCTTGAAGGATTCTCACTTCAAAGCAATATCTGGCTTTTAACTGATGAGCTGATAGACCTATTCCTTGAGTATAATGTGGTTGTAAGCACAAGTATTGACGGGCCAAAGGAAATCAATGATTATCAGAGAGGAGAAGGTTACTTTGACAAGACTATGGAAAAATTCAGACTGGCCAAAAGCAAAGGTCTGATTATTAACTTTGTTTTGACAGTAACCGACTATTCAAAGGATTTCTCAGATGAATTATATGATTTCTTTAAAAATGAAAAGATGAATCTTAAAATTCACGCAGCATTGCCGTCACTTAGGGGAGACAATGCCGACCCGTGGGCACTTGACCAGGAAGAACATGGAAAATTGCTCATAGACTGGCTTGACAAATATCTCTATGATTTGGATAAATTTACAGTGATGGATTTGGACCACATCTGTAAAAGTTCACTGAGAAGGAGAGGAACTTTATGCACATTCGCAGACTGCATCGGAACCACATTGGCAGTGGGATCTGACGGTTCCATATATCCATGCTACCGTTTTGTAGGAATGCCGGAGTACGTTTTGGGCAATGTGGCTGACAATCCGAGTTTTGATGATTTGAAAACATCTGATGCATGGTCAAAACTTATGGAATTCAGGGACTATGTTGGAGAAAACTGTAAGAAGTGCAGATATGTTAAATACTGTGAAGGAGGATGTCCTTACAATGCAATTGTAGCATATCAGACACCTCAGGCAGTGGATCCTCAGTGCACTGCATATAAAATGATTTTTGGAGAAGTATCAAAAAGGATGAATAAGGAATTTGCAAAATCCGCATTCGGAATGGGCGGACCGACTCCTAGAAAAGAGGGTGAGCCGTTCAGCATAATGGATCTTGCAATGAAACCTTGA
- a CDS encoding cation-translocating P-type ATPase: MIDEITDFLFGLKMTIISGIFLLIAVIFMIFGVKTPVYLDPAWGTVIISGIPMLLLAMTRLIREKWISSALLIAIAMVASLFIGEIFAAGEVAWIMALGALLEDWTVERAKKGLRNLINLTPQTGRRIVDGVEEVIPVDEIKLGDTLRILPGESVPVDGEIIKGTSSLDQSIMTGESLPIDKEVGDEVFCGTMNMYGAIDIKATSLGENSSLQKLIDLVKAADEKQAPTQRIADKWATWLVPVALIIAIVAWLATGNIERGVTVLVVFCPCALILATPTAIMAAIGQATKYGVLIKSGEALETLGGLNTLVFDKTGTLTYGNLEVSDVISLKDDLTNLDLLKLTASCEKLSEHPLAKAIVNNAKEADIDIEEPQDFKMYPGKGVTCKNSYGQVYAGNSKFLSENEIDVKVDTQLNKLKTEGKASIIVALNGEVVGLIGLSDVIREDSKQMIDSLHEIGTETVLLTGDNTETANYFASQVGIGKVYGNLLPEEKLSWIEKFKSEGKKVCMIGDGVNDAPALKTANVSVAMGSVGSDVAIEAADIALLGDDIGKIPYLKKLSNSTLFTIKANIAISMTINAVAIVCSVLGLLNPVTGAIVHNAGSCLVVLNAALLYDRHFDDSIKKIDTQNTEHSHYHYHNDGEHTHSHEGVEILDEIETENGIKHIHVHKHSLNRQSFEPHHN, encoded by the coding sequence GTGATAGATGAAATAACTGATTTCCTGTTTGGATTAAAAATGACAATTATTTCAGGTATATTTTTATTAATCGCAGTTATTTTTATGATATTTGGAGTAAAAACTCCAGTTTATTTAGACCCTGCATGGGGAACTGTTATAATCAGTGGTATTCCAATGCTGCTTTTGGCAATGACAAGGCTGATTCGTGAAAAATGGATCTCATCAGCCCTCCTGATTGCAATAGCTATGGTGGCTTCACTTTTCATAGGTGAGATATTTGCAGCAGGAGAAGTGGCATGGATTATGGCATTAGGAGCCCTTCTCGAAGACTGGACTGTCGAAAGGGCTAAAAAAGGTTTAAGAAATTTAATTAACTTAACTCCACAAACCGGAAGAAGAATTGTGGACGGTGTAGAAGAGGTTATTCCAGTAGATGAGATAAAATTAGGGGATACCTTAAGAATTCTTCCGGGTGAAAGCGTACCTGTCGACGGTGAAATAATAAAAGGTACTTCATCACTTGACCAGTCAATCATGACAGGTGAATCCCTTCCAATCGATAAGGAAGTGGGCGATGAAGTGTTCTGCGGTACAATGAATATGTATGGTGCAATTGACATTAAGGCAACCAGTTTGGGTGAAAATTCATCACTTCAAAAACTGATTGATCTTGTAAAAGCCGCAGATGAAAAGCAGGCACCAACCCAAAGGATTGCAGACAAATGGGCAACATGGCTGGTTCCTGTAGCATTAATAATAGCTATTGTTGCTTGGCTTGCAACCGGAAATATCGAAAGAGGAGTAACCGTTTTGGTTGTATTCTGCCCATGCGCATTGATACTTGCAACACCGACTGCAATCATGGCCGCAATAGGTCAGGCAACAAAATACGGTGTTTTAATCAAATCAGGTGAAGCACTTGAAACTTTGGGAGGACTTAATACTCTAGTATTCGATAAGACAGGAACCTTGACTTACGGTAATTTAGAAGTTTCTGATGTTATTTCTCTAAAAGATGATTTAACCAATTTGGATTTGCTTAAACTCACAGCATCCTGTGAAAAATTAAGTGAACACCCATTGGCTAAAGCTATTGTAAATAATGCAAAAGAAGCAGATATCGACATTGAAGAGCCACAGGACTTTAAAATGTATCCCGGTAAAGGGGTTACATGCAAAAATTCTTATGGCCAGGTATATGCAGGAAACTCCAAATTCCTATCTGAAAATGAAATTGATGTCAAAGTTGACACACAGCTAAATAAATTGAAAACTGAAGGTAAAGCTTCAATCATAGTTGCATTAAATGGCGAGGTTGTAGGTTTAATCGGTTTATCTGATGTGATACGTGAGGATTCCAAACAGATGATTGACAGTCTGCATGAGATTGGAACCGAAACAGTACTGCTCACTGGAGATAACACAGAAACTGCTAATTACTTTGCATCACAGGTTGGAATTGGCAAAGTTTATGGAAATTTACTCCCTGAAGAGAAACTTTCATGGATTGAAAAATTCAAGTCCGAAGGCAAAAAGGTATGTATGATTGGAGATGGAGTAAATGACGCACCGGCACTTAAGACAGCAAATGTAAGTGTGGCAATGGGATCTGTTGGAAGTGATGTGGCTATCGAAGCTGCAGACATTGCACTTTTAGGTGACGACATCGGAAAAATCCCCTATCTTAAAAAACTTTCAAATTCCACATTATTCACTATCAAGGCAAACATTGCAATTTCAATGACAATCAATGCAGTAGCTATTGTATGTTCCGTATTGGGACTTTTAAATCCTGTAACAGGAGCTATTGTCCACAATGCAGGTTCATGTCTGGTAGTTTTAAATGCAGCATTGCTTTATGACAGGCACTTTGACGATTCAATCAAAAAAATCGACACCCAGAATACCGAACACTCACACTATCATTACCACAATGACGGTGAGCACACTCACTCCCATGAAGGTGTTGAAATTCTTGACGAAATCGAAACCGAAAATGGAATAAAGCATATACATGTGCATAAACATTCATTAAATAGACAAAGTTTTGAACCACATCACAACTAA
- a CDS encoding ATP phosphoribosyltransferase, protein MNDKIILGLPKGSLNNVKRGNTHQLFVDAGYEVKGYEPGDESYEIEILNDDEIIAFLTRPQSTPVELNRGMVDIAIVGEDWIKEESVLRPTNTVKLGDLDYGKTRLIVAVPKDSPYDSLSDLFRANRDRKTPILCFTEYPNLTRKFIMENEVYQEIYGDAVPFVQVRGLTDGDNEMVQVINSDGATEVYIAKGADLIVDNTQTGSSLRKAGLKEIETILHSSAGLYASEHCSEEKLKKAKMIYEQLLGAITAKKYFDVKFNISNSKIDEVSSYLIDNKLCADEPTITAGSDFSQINVLIPKAKFPEMVDAIKGFDATSIIRNDLKQLVE, encoded by the coding sequence ATGAATGATAAAATAATTTTAGGACTTCCAAAGGGAAGTTTAAACAATGTTAAAAGGGGAAATACTCACCAGTTATTTGTTGATGCCGGTTATGAGGTTAAAGGATACGAACCAGGTGATGAATCTTACGAAATTGAAATCCTGAATGATGATGAAATTATTGCATTTCTTACACGTCCTCAATCCACTCCCGTTGAACTGAACAGGGGAATGGTTGACATAGCTATTGTCGGTGAGGACTGGATTAAGGAAGAATCCGTTTTAAGGCCAACCAATACAGTTAAGCTTGGGGATTTGGATTATGGAAAAACCCGTTTGATTGTTGCGGTTCCAAAAGACTCTCCATATGACAGTTTATCTGATTTGTTCAGGGCAAACAGGGACAGGAAAACTCCAATCCTGTGCTTTACTGAATATCCTAATTTAACAAGAAAGTTCATCATGGAAAATGAGGTCTATCAGGAAATTTACGGTGATGCAGTACCTTTCGTTCAGGTCAGGGGTCTTACTGACGGTGACAATGAAATGGTCCAGGTCATCAACTCAGACGGTGCCACTGAAGTATACATTGCAAAGGGCGCTGATTTGATTGTGGACAATACCCAGACAGGAAGCAGCTTAAGAAAAGCAGGTTTGAAGGAAATTGAGACAATACTTCATTCATCAGCAGGACTGTACGCCAGTGAACATTGCAGTGAAGAAAAGCTCAAGAAAGCTAAAATGATATATGAACAGCTTTTGGGAGCAATAACTGCCAAAAAGTATTTCGATGTAAAGTTCAATATTTCAAATTCAAAAATTGATGAGGTCTCCAGCTATCTGATTGACAACAAGCTTTGCGCTGACGAGCCTACAATCACTGCAGGATCAGACTTTTCACAGATTAACGTTCTGATTCCTAAAGCAAAATTCCCTGAAATGGTCGATGCAATTAAGGGATTTGACGCAACTTCAATTATCAGAAATGATTTAAAACAGCTTGTCGAATAA
- a CDS encoding CBS domain-containing protein, whose product MLTSVQKEILQTLINLYQSSNGKSIKGEDIAEVMNRNPGTIRNQMQSLRSLSLVKGVPGPRGGYKPTIEAYHSLNISVSDQDSKVPIYKNEQKLDDVSVARIEFTSVPQPSECEAAIKVLGSIKDLNLGDTVRIGPTPVNNLGVMGTIVGRDDMDNILLVDTTTIRSIPKKTVGDIASKDVISFSMDCSVRDACKKLAACEIDGAPVIKDGKVVGVFTLTDLVKAIANDEADKNVGELMSTNVVIVNEDMKIANAIDVMLKKAISRLIIADNNQVLLGIVTRTDLIDSITNLKQFPIITN is encoded by the coding sequence ATGTTAACATCTGTTCAAAAGGAAATTTTACAAACATTAATAAATTTATATCAATCCTCTAATGGTAAATCTATTAAGGGTGAAGATATTGCTGAGGTTATGAATAGAAATCCCGGAACAATACGTAACCAGATGCAATCTCTAAGAAGTTTAAGTTTAGTTAAAGGAGTACCAGGTCCTAGAGGAGGATATAAACCAACAATCGAGGCATATCATTCTTTAAACATTTCAGTCTCTGACCAGGATTCCAAAGTGCCTATTTATAAAAACGAACAAAAGCTGGATGATGTGTCTGTGGCACGTATAGAATTCACAAGTGTTCCTCAGCCTAGTGAATGTGAAGCCGCAATAAAAGTCTTAGGAAGCATAAAAGATTTGAATCTTGGAGATACGGTTAGAATAGGTCCAACTCCTGTAAATAACTTGGGAGTTATGGGGACTATCGTGGGAAGAGATGATATGGACAATATTCTGCTTGTCGATACAACCACAATCAGGAGCATTCCTAAAAAGACCGTAGGAGATATTGCAAGCAAGGACGTAATATCATTTTCCATGGACTGTTCTGTCAGGGACGCCTGTAAAAAATTGGCTGCCTGTGAAATTGACGGAGCTCCTGTAATTAAGGACGGAAAGGTTGTGGGAGTATTTACATTAACAGACCTTGTTAAGGCAATAGCCAATGATGAGGCTGACAAGAACGTCGGTGAGCTGATGTCTACAAATGTTGTTATAGTCAATGAAGACATGAAAATAGCAAACGCCATTGACGTCATGCTTAAAAAGGCAATTTCAAGACTGATAATTGCCGACAATAATCAAGTTTTACTCGGAATTGTAACAAGAACAGACCTTATTGACAGCATAACAAATTTAAAACAATTCCCAATCATTACTAATTAA
- a CDS encoding deoxyhypusine synthase, translated as MKVNQINVEKNMSISDLLDQFDESGVLGAGRVARACNILTDMISDEDMSVFLSLGGPLIPGGMRNIVSKMIKDGHVDLIVSSGANITHDLVEAFGGSHYRHEGKDDEELNEEGIGRIADINVGSDDFTIFETEIIKIFEKISSEKQSVSIQELLHEIGLMVDDENSFVANAAKNNIPIFAPGLIDSMTGLQLWIFSQDHDFVVDAVADMHYLSDIVFESEKVGAILLGGGLTKHYTLASNVIKGGLDAAIQITMDRPEAGSLGGAPLEEAKSWAKARCGSSLASVVGDVTVIFPLIYAAALDRL; from the coding sequence ATGAAAGTTAACCAAATAAATGTTGAAAAAAATATGTCTATATCAGATTTGCTTGACCAGTTTGATGAATCTGGTGTGCTCGGTGCGGGTAGAGTAGCCCGTGCATGCAATATATTGACTGACATGATTTCCGATGAGGACATGAGCGTATTTCTAAGCCTGGGAGGTCCTTTAATTCCAGGAGGTATGAGAAATATAGTCTCTAAAATGATTAAGGACGGTCATGTTGATTTGATAGTATCAAGCGGAGCAAACATCACTCATGATCTGGTAGAAGCATTCGGAGGAAGTCATTATCGCCATGAAGGAAAAGACGATGAAGAGCTCAATGAAGAAGGCATAGGCAGGATTGCAGATATTAATGTCGGTTCAGATGATTTTACAATCTTTGAAACAGAGATTATCAAAATATTTGAAAAGATATCAAGTGAAAAGCAATCTGTTTCAATTCAGGAGCTTCTTCATGAAATAGGTCTTATGGTGGATGATGAAAATTCATTTGTTGCTAATGCGGCCAAAAATAACATTCCTATTTTTGCACCGGGCCTTATAGATTCCATGACAGGTTTGCAGCTGTGGATTTTCTCACAGGACCATGATTTTGTAGTCGATGCAGTAGCTGACATGCATTATCTATCCGATATTGTGTTTGAATCTGAAAAAGTCGGAGCCATACTTTTAGGAGGAGGATTGACCAAACATTATACCCTGGCATCCAATGTGATTAAGGGTGGTCTTGATGCAGCTATTCAGATTACCATGGACAGGCCTGAAGCAGGCAGTCTCGGTGGTGCACCTTTAGAAGAGGCAAAATCCTGGGCCAAGGCAAGATGCGGATCCAGTTTGGCAAGTGTCGTTGGTGATGTCACTGTCATTTTCCCATTGATTTATGCAGCCGCATTAGACAGGTTATAA
- a CDS encoding DUF5654 family protein, which translates to MANEVTKLIMETILALITTAFAFVAGEAWNSAIQKLIESFIGTGDALPSLFTYAIVVTIIAVIVTVLIARVAGRMGADIE; encoded by the coding sequence ATGGCAAATGAAGTAACAAAATTAATCATGGAAACTATCTTAGCATTAATCACCACAGCATTTGCGTTTGTTGCAGGTGAAGCATGGAACAGTGCAATTCAAAAATTAATTGAATCTTTCATTGGTACCGGAGATGCACTCCCTAGTTTATTTACATACGCTATTGTAGTAACCATCATTGCAGTTATCGTTACAGTACTCATTGCTAGAGTTGCTGGAAGAATGGGTGCTGACATCGAATAA
- the pyrF gene encoding orotidine-5'-phosphate decarboxylase: protein MNIKNNLILALDVMSESEAIKICDEIKDYIDTIKIGYPLALAEGLEIINKLKDKFGFKVICDFKVADIDATNSKICDETFKAGADAIICHGFVGKDSVQACLDMANKHEKELFLLTEMSHPGAKMFLQKNADAIAQMGVDMGITNYVAPATRLDRLSDIRNIVGKDAYIISPGVGKQGGDGKKTLEISNAIIVGRSIYEAENPQSACEELIKTLD, encoded by the coding sequence ATGAATATAAAAAACAACCTCATTTTGGCACTCGACGTCATGAGTGAAAGTGAAGCCATTAAAATTTGTGATGAAATCAAGGATTATATCGACACAATAAAAATAGGATATCCACTTGCACTCGCCGAAGGCCTTGAAATAATCAACAAACTAAAGGACAAATTCGGATTTAAAGTAATATGCGATTTTAAAGTTGCAGACATCGATGCGACAAACTCCAAGATATGCGATGAAACATTCAAGGCAGGAGCCGATGCAATAATTTGCCACGGATTTGTCGGAAAGGACAGTGTTCAGGCATGTCTTGACATGGCAAACAAGCATGAAAAGGAATTATTCCTGCTTACCGAAATGTCACATCCTGGAGCTAAGATGTTTCTGCAGAAAAATGCGGACGCAATAGCCCAGATGGGAGTTGATATGGGAATTACAAACTATGTTGCACCAGCAACAAGACTTGATCGTCTCTCAGATATCAGAAATATCGTCGGTAAAGATGCATACATTATCTCCCCAGGTGTCGGAAAACAGGGCGGAGACGGCAAAAAAACTTTAGAAATTTCAAATGCAATCATAGTTGGAAGAAGCATTTACGAAGCTGAAAACCCACAAAGTGCATGCGAAGAATTAATCAAAACACTTGATTAA
- the cbiM gene encoding cobalt ECF transporter S component CbiM, which yields MHIMEGYLPLQWCIIWFVISIIVVAFGIYQIKKIVDETPESKALLAVSGAFMFILSSLKLPSVTGSCSHPCGNGLGAALFGPAVTAVLATIVLIFQALLLAHGGLTTLGANIFSMGIVGPVVAWIVYKGLTKANISSTVAVFFAAFLGDLLTYVATSFQLAFAFPAPSFGTALTNFLIIFAVTQIPLAVGEGILTVIIWDRLKAYKPKLLNKLNALAPKEA from the coding sequence ATGCATATTATGGAAGGATATTTACCATTACAATGGTGTATTATATGGTTTGTCATATCAATCATAGTTGTAGCTTTTGGTATTTATCAAATTAAAAAAATCGTAGATGAAACCCCTGAATCCAAAGCTTTACTCGCAGTAAGTGGTGCATTCATGTTCATCTTATCATCTTTGAAATTACCTTCTGTTACTGGAAGTTGTTCACACCCTTGTGGTAACGGATTAGGTGCAGCATTATTCGGTCCTGCTGTAACAGCAGTACTAGCAACTATCGTACTTATTTTCCAAGCACTTTTACTTGCTCACGGTGGATTAACCACTTTAGGTGCAAACATTTTCTCAATGGGTATCGTAGGACCTGTTGTAGCTTGGATTGTATACAAAGGTTTAACAAAAGCTAATATTTCATCAACTGTTGCAGTATTCTTCGCAGCATTCTTAGGTGACTTATTAACTTACGTAGCTACTTCATTCCAATTAGCTTTTGCATTCCCTGCTCCATCATTTGGAACAGCATTGACTAACTTCTTAATTATCTTTGCAGTTACTCAAATTCCATTAGCTGTTGGTGAAGGTATCTTAACTGTAATCATATGGGACAGATTAAAAGCTTACAAACCTAAATTATTAAATAAACTTAATGCATTAGCTCCTAAAGAAGCATAA
- a CDS encoding energy-coupling factor ABC transporter substrate-binding protein — protein MKTSTLIILAIVCIIIFIAPLVIFNGHGEDDGYFGGSDDAAGEAVEASGYTPWTSSIWEPPSGEIESLLFALQAAIGAIIIGYFFGYWRGQGKEE, from the coding sequence ATGAAAACATCTACATTAATTATTTTAGCTATTGTTTGTATTATTATCTTCATTGCACCATTGGTAATATTCAATGGTCATGGGGAAGACGACGGATACTTCGGTGGATCTGACGATGCCGCTGGTGAAGCTGTAGAAGCATCAGGTTACACACCTTGGACTTCTTCAATATGGGAACCACCAAGTGGAGAAATTGAAAGTTTATTATTCGCTCTTCAAGCTGCTATAGGAGCAATCATCATTGGTTACTTCTTCGGTTACTGGAGAGGACAAGGTAAAGAAGAATAA